One genomic window of Pseudoxanthomonas sp. includes the following:
- a CDS encoding aspartate-semialdehyde dehydrogenase — translation MSNNASRKFNVAVVGATGAVGETMLSILAERDFPVGTLSVLASERSAGGEIDYRGGKVVVQDLATFDPTGVDIALFSAGGGISKEYGPKFAAAGAVVIDNSSAFRYDDDVPLVVSEVNPEAAKNRPRGIIANPNCSTMQMLVALAPLHREYGIERINVATYQSVSGGGRSALEELGKQTAQLLAFQEIDPQRFPVQIAFNLIPHIDDFLDNGFTKEEMKLVWETRKILGDDSIMVNPTAVRVPVFYGHSEAVAIETKKKVTPEAARELLSRSPGVEVVDERVAGGYPTPVTHASGNDAVYVGRIREDISHPRGLNLWIVSDNIRKGAALNAVQLAELVAAGG, via the coding sequence ATGAGCAACAACGCATCCCGCAAGTTCAACGTCGCCGTCGTGGGCGCCACCGGCGCCGTCGGCGAAACCATGCTTTCGATCCTGGCCGAGCGTGATTTTCCGGTCGGCACGCTGTCGGTGCTCGCTTCCGAGCGCTCGGCCGGCGGCGAGATCGACTACCGCGGCGGCAAGGTCGTCGTGCAGGACCTGGCCACCTTCGACCCGACCGGCGTGGACATCGCGCTGTTCTCGGCCGGCGGCGGCATCTCCAAGGAATACGGTCCCAAGTTCGCTGCCGCTGGCGCGGTGGTGATCGACAACTCCTCGGCCTTCCGTTACGACGATGACGTGCCGCTGGTGGTGTCCGAAGTGAATCCGGAAGCGGCAAAGAACCGCCCGCGCGGGATCATCGCCAACCCCAACTGCTCGACCATGCAGATGCTGGTGGCGCTGGCGCCGCTGCATCGCGAGTACGGCATCGAGCGCATCAACGTGGCGACCTACCAGTCGGTGTCCGGCGGTGGCCGTTCGGCGCTGGAAGAGCTGGGCAAGCAGACCGCGCAGCTGCTGGCGTTCCAGGAGATCGATCCGCAGCGATTCCCGGTGCAGATCGCCTTCAACCTGATCCCGCACATCGACGACTTCCTGGACAACGGCTTCACCAAGGAAGAAATGAAGCTGGTCTGGGAAACCCGCAAGATCCTGGGCGACGACAGCATCATGGTGAACCCGACCGCCGTGCGCGTGCCGGTGTTCTACGGCCATTCCGAAGCCGTCGCCATCGAAACGAAGAAGAAGGTCACCCCCGAGGCCGCGCGCGAGCTGCTGTCGCGTTCGCCTGGCGTGGAAGTGGTGGACGAGCGCGTCGCCGGTGGGTATCCGACCCCGGTCACCCATGCCTCGGGCAACGACGCGGTGTACGTCGGCCGCATCCGCGAGGACATCTCGCATCCGCGCGGCCTGAACCTGTGGATCGTCTCGGACAACATCCGCAAGGGCGCGGCGCTGAACGCCGTGCAGCTGGCCGAATTGGTTGCCGCTGGCGGCTGA
- a CDS encoding FimV/HubP family polar landmark protein, which translates to MSLRQAFFKPATRVVLASVLLLLSNAALALGLGEIRVKSQPGQPLLAEIPVISSEPGELEQLRAQLASPVIFERVGLQRPTGLVSQLDFAVALSDDGKPVIRVTSQTPVDTPAVNFLIEVDWGQGRLVREYSALVGAPGALAAAEAPQIQAPDPTPSNRIDRSAAPVVAVPLAAQPGQDAPVERPASSIPVTPVAPVARQPAAASAMPAADTITVQQGQSLSQIARGMQQGGTLNQTMIALLRSNPDAFIGNNINRLRAGAVLRVPQGSEAATLGASEAAAMVRQQVAEWRQARRPVPQPADATPAAQPVPLATTAPAVVGARLEIAPPAADAVQRAGTTSGTNAGGEGDMLANEQLRQTREDLAARSAEVQELKAQVAELEKLKAQQAQLITMKDSDLAAAQKRLGEGQGGAGVPAWLWIGLVLLIAGLLAWALLRRQRDQRPAPRYRGTLAKPPVVDVDDLASVAEAEAPRYTPIYVSGEYRPGVIESPASTSTPAWMSATAKPTWHTVDDPRAAVAKVAPSVIPVAAVPTATPAPEEADVPFIAPSAGGRERLELAIAYLDLGDIEAARSLLQQVAAGGDAQARDEATRLLRELG; encoded by the coding sequence ATGTCGTTGAGACAGGCTTTCTTCAAGCCCGCCACGCGGGTCGTGCTGGCATCGGTGTTGCTGCTGCTCAGCAACGCCGCGCTGGCCTTGGGGCTGGGCGAGATCCGGGTGAAATCGCAGCCCGGGCAGCCGCTGCTGGCTGAAATTCCCGTCATCTCCAGCGAGCCGGGCGAACTGGAACAGCTGCGTGCGCAGCTGGCTTCGCCGGTGATCTTCGAGCGCGTCGGCCTGCAACGGCCGACCGGGCTGGTGAGCCAGTTGGATTTTGCCGTGGCCCTGTCCGACGACGGCAAGCCGGTGATCCGGGTGACCAGCCAGACTCCGGTGGACACGCCGGCGGTGAACTTCCTGATCGAAGTCGACTGGGGCCAGGGTCGCCTGGTGCGCGAGTATTCGGCCCTGGTCGGTGCGCCCGGCGCGCTGGCCGCTGCCGAAGCGCCGCAGATCCAGGCGCCCGATCCGACGCCTTCCAACCGCATCGATCGCAGTGCCGCGCCGGTGGTGGCGGTTCCGCTGGCTGCGCAGCCTGGCCAGGATGCTCCGGTCGAGCGTCCCGCGTCTTCCATTCCGGTCACGCCGGTAGCGCCGGTTGCGCGCCAGCCGGCGGCTGCGTCAGCAATGCCCGCGGCGGACACGATCACCGTCCAGCAGGGCCAGTCGCTGTCGCAGATCGCGCGTGGTATGCAGCAGGGCGGCACCTTGAACCAGACGATGATCGCGCTGCTGCGCTCCAATCCGGACGCGTTCATCGGCAACAACATCAACCGCCTGCGCGCCGGCGCGGTGTTGCGCGTGCCGCAAGGGTCCGAAGCGGCCACGCTTGGGGCGTCCGAAGCCGCTGCCATGGTCCGCCAGCAGGTGGCCGAATGGCGCCAGGCGCGCCGGCCGGTGCCGCAGCCGGCCGATGCAACCCCGGCCGCGCAGCCGGTCCCGCTCGCCACGACCGCTCCGGCAGTGGTGGGCGCACGTCTGGAAATCGCACCGCCGGCGGCCGATGCCGTGCAGCGGGCAGGAACGACATCCGGCACCAATGCCGGGGGCGAGGGCGACATGCTGGCAAACGAACAACTGCGTCAGACCAGGGAAGACCTGGCCGCGCGCAGCGCCGAGGTCCAGGAGCTGAAGGCCCAGGTCGCCGAGCTCGAAAAGCTCAAGGCCCAGCAGGCCCAGCTGATCACCATGAAGGACAGCGACCTGGCCGCCGCGCAGAAGCGGCTGGGCGAAGGGCAGGGGGGCGCTGGCGTTCCTGCCTGGCTGTGGATCGGCCTGGTGCTGCTGATCGCGGGCCTGCTGGCCTGGGCGCTGCTGCGCCGCCAGCGGGACCAGCGCCCGGCGCCGCGCTACAGGGGCACCCTGGCGAAGCCGCCGGTGGTCGACGTGGACGACCTCGCTTCCGTGGCCGAAGCCGAAGCGCCGCGCTACACCCCGATCTACGTCTCCGGTGAGTACAGGCCAGGCGTCATCGAATCGCCGGCCAGCACCAGCACCCCGGCCTGGATGAGTGCTACCGCCAAGCCCACCTGGCACACCGTCGATGACCCGCGGGCTGCAGTCGCGAAAGTCGCGCCGAGCGTGATTCCCGTCGCGGCGGTGCCCACGGCCACGCCCGCACCGGAGGAGGCGGACGTGCCGTTCATTGCACCGTCGGCCGGAGGACGTGAGCGCCTGGAGCTGGCCATCGCCTATCTGGATCTGGGCGATATCGAAGCGGCCCGTTCGCTGCTGCAGCAGGTCGCTGCCGGTGGCGACGCGCAGGCCCGTGACGAAGCCACCCGACTGCTGCGCGAGCTCGGCTGA
- the truA gene encoding tRNA pseudouridine(38-40) synthase TruA — translation MRYALGVEYDGSEFQGWQRLEKAGAPVHTPSVQSALEAALSTVANAPIDTICAGRTDAGVHGQCQVVHFDSDAPRTPRGWTLGATANLPPAICVRWCQPVAEDFNARFSARARRYRYVLLNHPVRPALGRQLLSWERLPLDADAMHRAAQQLLGENDFSAFRTVHCQARHPMRELQSIRITRQGDRVTVEVQANAFLHHMVRNIVGSLLMVGRGEKPEGWIAQLLAGRDRTVAGPTAPPQGLVFVGPLYPAQWGLPAEVTLGA, via the coding sequence ATGCGTTACGCGCTGGGCGTCGAGTACGACGGCAGTGAATTCCAGGGCTGGCAACGGTTGGAGAAGGCCGGTGCGCCGGTCCATACGCCCAGCGTGCAGTCCGCGTTGGAGGCGGCGCTGTCCACCGTGGCCAATGCACCGATCGACACCATCTGCGCGGGGCGCACCGATGCCGGCGTGCATGGCCAATGCCAGGTGGTGCATTTCGACAGCGATGCACCGCGCACGCCGCGTGGCTGGACCCTGGGTGCCACCGCCAACCTGCCGCCGGCGATCTGCGTGCGCTGGTGCCAGCCGGTGGCCGAGGATTTCAATGCGCGCTTTTCGGCGCGCGCGCGCCGCTATCGTTACGTCCTGTTGAATCATCCGGTGCGTCCGGCGCTGGGCCGGCAGCTGCTGTCCTGGGAGCGCCTGCCGCTGGATGCTGATGCCATGCATCGTGCGGCCCAGCAGCTGTTGGGTGAAAACGACTTTTCCGCGTTCCGCACCGTGCACTGCCAGGCGCGCCATCCCATGCGCGAGTTGCAGTCGATCCGCATCACCCGCCAGGGCGACCGGGTCACCGTGGAAGTGCAGGCCAATGCGTTCCTGCACCACATGGTCCGCAACATCGTCGGCTCGCTGCTGATGGTGGGGCGCGGTGAAAAGCCGGAAGGCTGGATCGCCCAGCTGCTGGCCGGCCGCGACCGCACCGTCGCCGGTCCTACCGCGCCGCCGCAGGGGCTGGTGTTCGTCGGTCCGCTGTATCCGGCGCAGTGGGGGCTGCCGGCCGAGGTCACGCTGGGCGCTTGA
- a CDS encoding phosphoribosylanthranilate isomerase, with translation MHTRIKLCGMTRPQDVRLAVELGVDYIGLIFARSPRQLGIEQAIALRSLIPDSIGAVALVMDQSADAVAAIAAQVQPDLLQFHGNEDDAFCAGFGLPFLKALPMGGALQAEAAMAGFPSAWGFILDSHVPGGAGGSGKSFDWARYPHDAARPCMLAGGLTAETVGAAITAARPWGVDVSSGIESAPGHKDHQAMRRFVAAVRAAEASPKAGAVV, from the coding sequence ATGCATACCCGCATCAAACTCTGCGGCATGACCCGCCCCCAGGACGTGCGCCTGGCGGTGGAGCTGGGCGTGGACTACATCGGCCTGATCTTCGCGCGCAGCCCGCGTCAGCTCGGCATCGAGCAGGCCATCGCGTTGCGGTCGTTGATCCCCGACAGCATCGGCGCGGTCGCGCTGGTGATGGATCAATCCGCTGACGCGGTCGCCGCCATCGCCGCGCAGGTCCAGCCGGATCTGCTCCAGTTCCATGGCAACGAAGACGACGCCTTCTGCGCGGGTTTCGGCCTGCCGTTCCTGAAGGCGCTGCCGATGGGCGGCGCACTGCAGGCCGAGGCTGCGATGGCCGGATTCCCGTCGGCCTGGGGCTTCATCCTGGACAGCCATGTTCCCGGCGGTGCCGGCGGTAGCGGCAAGTCGTTCGACTGGGCGCGTTATCCGCACGATGCCGCCAGGCCCTGCATGCTGGCCGGTGGCCTGACTGCGGAAACCGTTGGCGCCGCGATCACAGCGGCCCGTCCATGGGGCGTCGATGTGTCCAGCGGCATCGAATCGGCACCCGGCCACAAGGACCATCAAGCCATGCGCCGGTTCGTTGCTGCCGTACGCGCGGCTGAGGCGTCACCGAAGGCTGGTGCTGTTGTCTGA
- a CDS encoding DNA repair ATPase, giving the protein MSDTAIAPDAPQGGSAQGQIDQAVARGGAYEVLRRRLTEQGERLRGVVEGLNAQRLGEFGDSRLEVIGRFRIRTENNCVGRDVVQVGADTLLFGYNVFIGLKTQTRIEDVFGLYRLVQGAEGYDVVPLELKGSFLGQSGFVHDFTELYAYYKHARLLQLIVLGGKLLAAFQIGERSTDVRVFRWAIDAAGALTYLDARGERDIALPPPFDFEWTRATRELAVSGRHSHLNILDTLFVETIGGDLTIKVENNTETGKGIYSEPVEDSTQSLDDAQFDFARVGTLILLKVLPYRETTWRGLIYNTLTGHIVRNDAIVQACVQLPEDHGIIFPGGYYLQGGEHKAFDAGMDGMQFKRAIRSPNGEDVLYIFYEREGGKSALFVYNTIQRALQNPVFGHGYAMLQDGRMVLFHAEGNEPTRIHPMQVWQTPFTSDEFAANRPASDSFMGRIGNAELVRGISNLLGLSREIEGGDVSVQRYQRLVGDARRLFDAHHWLDDAHCDGAATLLREITATGESVLDEYEKVQAIRQQSDQAMVEATAAHKALLARLQPENWTQVQEFVDALNAISAQRGQLLTIREYRYIDTDAIDGMARGLQDAHARIGAATGQFLGGETALVPFNARLDELDAGVRAAVSARQLAEQLQAMQAMSADLDMLSELMAGLKVDDATQRTRVVESISAIYARLNQARARAEQQRKSMGSAEAVAQFGAQFALFSQAISSALSLATDPERADEQLSRLMVQLEELESQFGEHEQFLGDILAKREELVEAFETHKQALLDDRQRKAQSVLDAATRILDGLGRRTERFTTADELNAFFAGDPLILKLRELAERLRGYRDSVKADDIEARLKGTRDQAVRALRDRSDLFEADGNVVRLGPWHRFSVNTQPLDLTILPRGDTLALHLIGTDFLEPIDDPELAELQPYWQVSLDSESPALYRGEYLAGCILQAAIRGEEGLDLASLQHQAAEPEALAKTVRDFAAPRYREGYERGIHDHDATAILRALLPLHRAAGALIHPPQARALAMLFWAQHKQRQDVVQWPARQAGANAIQRLFGSREGIQALQSEMAAALIMFTEGECLPIPATHAQAAAAYLAEELGQPELVFVFSRYGRALVDGLRQRLEEAGLREGFEQALTQPHGSLAARWELATQWLHGLCRDPQFVAQAGYVAEAAAMLLTERTLRMRDSDVALMVTVEGLLGEHPRIAQGRLVLAVDDFLARLQQHVGEFLVGFQRYQAVRQTIITRERDSLRLSEFKARPLSSFVRNKLINDVYLGVIGDNLAKQMGTVGENKRSDLMGLLMMISPPGYGKTTLMEYVANRLGLVFMKINGPALGHEVRSLDPLQAPDATSRQELEKLNLALEMGNNTMLYVDDIQHTHPEFLQKFISLCDGTRRIEGVWKGRTRTYDMRGKKFCVVMAGNPYTESGEVFKIPDMLANRADIYNLGDVLGGMEEAFTLSYIENSLTSNPVLAPLATREMADLYLLVDRARGKEVSTNALSHAYSGAEVNEIVATLQRLLQVRDVVYRVNQQYIASAAQDDRYRTEPPFRLQGSYRNMNKLAEKVSPVMNATELQQLISDHYLGEAQLLTTGAEENLLKLAELRGVLTEEQLARWTQIRRDFLRNKAMGADNADVGGRVVAQLADIVEGLQGLRSPATTPVQPAAEVPWQSLLELLQQMAATRAAESRADPLQGMPETLRAAVQPLLEVVRLSQEGQAQANAALATLAELARERTAAGVVPATRTRRARTPQEKRLDEALLRHFYGESPVPEGLDNDGRDG; this is encoded by the coding sequence ATGTCTGATACTGCAATCGCCCCCGATGCCCCGCAGGGCGGCAGCGCCCAGGGCCAGATCGACCAGGCCGTGGCCCGCGGCGGCGCCTACGAGGTGCTGCGCCGTCGATTGACCGAGCAGGGCGAGCGCCTGCGCGGCGTGGTCGAAGGACTGAATGCCCAACGCCTGGGCGAGTTCGGCGACAGTCGGCTTGAAGTCATCGGCCGCTTCCGCATCCGCACCGAGAACAACTGCGTCGGCCGCGACGTGGTCCAGGTCGGCGCGGACACGCTGTTGTTCGGCTACAACGTGTTCATCGGGCTCAAGACCCAGACCCGGATCGAGGACGTGTTCGGCCTGTATCGGCTGGTGCAGGGCGCCGAGGGCTACGACGTGGTGCCGCTGGAGCTGAAGGGCAGCTTCCTGGGCCAGTCCGGCTTCGTGCACGATTTCACCGAGCTGTATGCCTACTACAAGCATGCGCGGCTGCTGCAGCTGATCGTGCTGGGTGGCAAGCTGCTGGCTGCGTTCCAGATCGGCGAGCGCAGCACCGATGTGCGCGTGTTCCGCTGGGCCATCGATGCCGCTGGCGCGCTGACTTACCTGGATGCGCGTGGCGAACGCGACATCGCGCTGCCGCCGCCGTTCGATTTCGAATGGACCCGGGCCACGCGCGAGTTGGCGGTCAGCGGGCGGCACTCACACCTGAACATCCTGGACACGTTGTTCGTCGAGACCATCGGTGGCGACCTGACCATCAAGGTGGAGAACAACACCGAGACCGGCAAGGGCATCTACAGCGAACCCGTCGAGGACAGCACCCAGTCGCTGGACGACGCGCAATTCGACTTCGCCAGGGTCGGCACGCTGATTCTGCTCAAGGTGCTGCCATACCGCGAAACCACCTGGCGCGGGCTGATCTACAACACGCTGACCGGCCACATCGTGCGCAACGATGCCATCGTGCAGGCCTGCGTCCAGCTGCCTGAAGATCACGGCATCATCTTCCCCGGTGGCTATTACCTGCAGGGGGGCGAGCACAAGGCCTTCGATGCGGGCATGGATGGCATGCAGTTCAAGCGCGCGATCCGTTCGCCCAACGGCGAGGACGTGCTGTACATCTTCTACGAGCGCGAAGGTGGAAAGTCGGCGCTGTTCGTCTACAACACCATCCAGCGGGCGCTGCAGAACCCGGTCTTCGGCCATGGCTACGCGATGCTGCAGGACGGCCGCATGGTGCTGTTCCACGCCGAAGGCAACGAGCCGACCCGGATCCATCCGATGCAGGTCTGGCAGACGCCGTTCACCAGCGACGAGTTCGCCGCGAACAGGCCAGCCAGCGACAGCTTCATGGGCCGGATCGGCAACGCCGAACTCGTGCGTGGCATTTCCAACCTGCTGGGCCTGAGCCGCGAGATCGAGGGTGGTGATGTCTCGGTGCAGCGCTACCAGCGCCTGGTGGGCGATGCCCGGCGCCTGTTCGATGCACACCATTGGCTGGACGACGCGCACTGCGACGGTGCGGCCACGCTGCTGCGCGAGATCACCGCCACCGGCGAATCGGTGCTGGACGAATACGAGAAGGTCCAGGCCATCCGCCAGCAGTCCGACCAGGCCATGGTCGAAGCCACCGCCGCGCACAAGGCATTGCTGGCGCGCCTGCAGCCGGAGAACTGGACGCAGGTGCAGGAGTTCGTCGATGCGCTCAATGCGATCAGTGCCCAGCGTGGGCAGCTACTGACCATTCGCGAATACCGCTATATCGATACCGACGCCATCGATGGCATGGCGCGCGGGCTGCAGGACGCGCATGCGCGCATCGGTGCGGCGACCGGACAGTTCCTGGGTGGTGAAACGGCGCTGGTGCCGTTCAATGCACGCCTGGATGAACTCGATGCCGGTGTGCGGGCGGCCGTCAGTGCGCGGCAGCTGGCCGAACAACTGCAGGCCATGCAGGCCATGTCGGCCGACCTGGACATGCTGTCCGAGTTGATGGCCGGCCTGAAGGTCGACGACGCCACCCAGCGCACGCGCGTGGTGGAGTCGATCTCGGCTATCTACGCACGCTTGAACCAGGCGCGTGCGCGTGCCGAGCAGCAGCGCAAGTCAATGGGATCAGCCGAGGCGGTGGCCCAGTTCGGCGCGCAGTTCGCCTTGTTCAGCCAGGCCATCAGCAGCGCGCTGTCGCTGGCGACCGATCCCGAGCGCGCCGATGAACAGCTCTCGCGGCTGATGGTGCAGCTGGAAGAACTGGAGAGCCAGTTCGGCGAGCACGAGCAGTTCCTCGGCGACATCCTGGCCAAGCGCGAGGAGCTGGTCGAGGCGTTCGAGACCCACAAGCAGGCGCTGCTGGATGATCGGCAGCGCAAGGCGCAGTCGGTGCTGGATGCCGCCACCAGGATTCTCGACGGGTTGGGGCGGCGCACCGAACGCTTCACCACGGCCGACGAGCTCAATGCATTCTTCGCCGGCGATCCGCTGATCCTCAAGCTGCGCGAGCTGGCCGAGCGCCTGCGTGGCTATCGTGACAGCGTCAAGGCCGACGATATCGAGGCGCGCCTCAAAGGCACGCGCGACCAGGCGGTGCGCGCGCTGCGCGATCGCAGTGATCTGTTCGAAGCCGATGGAAATGTGGTCCGGCTGGGGCCGTGGCATCGTTTCAGCGTCAATACCCAGCCACTGGACCTGACCATCCTGCCGCGCGGCGACACGCTGGCCCTGCACCTGATCGGCACCGATTTTCTGGAGCCGATCGATGACCCGGAACTGGCCGAACTGCAGCCGTACTGGCAGGTTTCGCTGGATTCGGAATCGCCAGCGCTGTATCGCGGCGAATACCTGGCCGGCTGCATCCTGCAGGCCGCGATTCGTGGCGAAGAGGGTCTGGACCTGGCCTCGCTGCAGCACCAGGCGGCCGAGCCGGAGGCGCTGGCCAAAACCGTGCGCGATTTCGCCGCGCCGCGTTATCGCGAAGGCTATGAGCGCGGCATCCACGATCACGATGCGACGGCGATCCTGCGTGCGCTGTTGCCGCTGCACCGGGCAGCAGGGGCGCTGATCCATCCGCCGCAGGCGCGCGCGCTGGCCATGCTGTTCTGGGCGCAGCACAAGCAACGGCAGGATGTCGTGCAATGGCCTGCGCGGCAGGCAGGCGCCAACGCGATCCAGCGGCTGTTCGGTTCGCGCGAAGGCATCCAGGCGTTGCAGTCGGAAATGGCCGCGGCCCTGATCATGTTCACCGAAGGCGAGTGCCTGCCGATCCCGGCGACCCACGCACAGGCGGCCGCGGCCTATCTGGCGGAGGAACTCGGCCAGCCCGAGCTGGTGTTCGTGTTCAGTCGCTATGGGCGTGCCCTGGTCGATGGCCTGCGCCAGCGACTGGAGGAAGCCGGGCTGCGTGAAGGGTTCGAGCAGGCGCTCACGCAGCCTCACGGCAGCCTGGCCGCACGCTGGGAGCTTGCGACGCAATGGCTGCACGGCCTGTGCCGGGACCCGCAGTTCGTTGCACAGGCAGGTTATGTGGCCGAGGCCGCGGCGATGCTGCTGACCGAGCGCACGTTGCGCATGCGCGACAGCGATGTCGCGTTGATGGTGACGGTCGAAGGCCTGCTCGGCGAGCACCCGCGCATCGCGCAGGGCCGGCTGGTGCTGGCGGTGGATGATTTCCTCGCCCGTTTGCAGCAGCACGTCGGTGAGTTCCTGGTGGGCTTCCAGCGCTACCAGGCGGTGCGCCAGACCATCATCACCCGCGAGCGCGACAGCCTGCGCCTGTCCGAGTTCAAGGCGCGTCCGTTGTCCTCGTTCGTGCGCAACAAGCTGATCAACGATGTCTACCTTGGGGTGATCGGCGACAACCTGGCCAAGCAGATGGGCACGGTGGGCGAGAACAAGCGCAGCGACCTGATGGGCCTGCTGATGATGATTTCGCCGCCCGGCTACGGTAAGACCACGCTGATGGAATACGTGGCCAACCGGCTGGGCCTGGTCTTCATGAAGATCAACGGTCCGGCGCTGGGGCATGAAGTGCGCTCGCTCGATCCGCTGCAGGCGCCGGATGCAACCTCGCGCCAGGAGCTGGAAAAGCTCAACCTGGCGCTGGAGATGGGCAACAACACCATGCTGTATGTCGACGACATCCAGCACACCCATCCGGAATTCCTGCAGAAGTTCATTTCGCTGTGCGACGGCACGCGGCGCATCGAAGGCGTGTGGAAGGGGCGCACCCGCACCTACGACATGCGCGGCAAGAAGTTCTGCGTGGTGATGGCAGGCAACCCGTACACCGAGTCCGGCGAGGTCTTCAAGATTCCCGACATGCTGGCCAACCGCGCCGACATCTACAACCTGGGCGACGTGCTCGGCGGCATGGAAGAAGCCTTCACCCTCAGCTACATCGAAAACAGCCTGACCTCCAATCCGGTGCTCGCGCCGCTGGCCACGCGCGAGATGGCCGACCTGTACCTGCTGGTCGACCGTGCGCGTGGCAAGGAGGTTTCCACCAATGCGTTGAGCCACGCCTACAGCGGCGCGGAGGTCAACGAGATCGTCGCCACGCTGCAGCGCCTGCTGCAGGTACGCGACGTGGTCTATCGCGTCAACCAGCAGTACATCGCCAGTGCCGCGCAGGACGATCGCTATCGCACCGAGCCGCCGTTCCGCCTGCAGGGCAGCTACCGCAACATGAACAAGCTGGCGGAAAAAGTATCGCCGGTGATGAATGCCACAGAGCTGCAGCAGCTGATCTCCGACCACTATCTCGGCGAAGCGCAGCTGCTTACGACCGGTGCGGAAGAGAACCTGCTCAAGCTGGCCGAACTGCGCGGCGTGCTCACTGAGGAACAACTGGCGCGCTGGACGCAGATCAGGCGCGATTTCCTGCGCAACAAGGCCATGGGTGCCGACAATGCCGATGTCGGCGGGCGCGTGGTCGCGCAGTTGGCCGATATCGTCGAAGGGTTGCAAGGCCTGCGCAGTCCCGCGACTACGCCCGTCCAGCCAGCTGCGGAAGTGCCATGGCAATCGCTGCTGGAGCTGCTGCAGCAGATGGCGGCCACGCGCGCGGCAGAGTCGCGCGCCGACCCGCTGCAGGGGATGCCCGAGACGTTGCGGGCGGCCGTGCAGCCGTTGTTGGAGGTGGTCCGCCTCTCGCAGGAAGGGCAGGCGCAGGCCAATGCGGCATTGGCGACATTGGCCGAGCTTGCACGGGAGCGGACCGCGGCAGGCGTGGTGCCGGCCACACGAACGCGCCGTGCACGTACGCCGCAGGAGAAGCGCCTGGATGAAGCCTTGCTGCGCCACTTCTATGGCGAATCGCCCGTGCCGGAAGGCCTGGACAACGACGGTCGGGACGGGTGA
- a CDS encoding toxic anion resistance protein codes for MTQDTPNPSPLPVPVAPGLDPATLTALGLTAADQGRIDEITRNLDDISPGNLHVFGREAAGKTAAFSSQLLDQVRNRDLDASGDKLGEVVRIARSLKLEGLNERSKVPVIGGLIDRMRASKGELMQKFSDTNQQIEQLMRDVGVQQATMSQRVGEFDRMHQIVLDERHSLGLHVAAGKQRLATLGQEEQALLGLEDPASRTRRSELDNAIRLIDKRVGDLTVMQHAADQSLPMIRMIQANAIQLIEKFSAVRDITIPSWKRQFAIQLSLSEQKNAVELSNAIDDATNEIMRRNADLMRQTSVETAKANQRAVIDVATLRHVHEQLIATVEEVRSIHREGMQQRQQAEVELARLREDVQQHLAAPTL; via the coding sequence ATGACGCAGGACACGCCAAACCCCTCGCCGCTGCCGGTTCCCGTCGCGCCGGGGCTTGATCCGGCCACATTGACCGCACTGGGCCTGACCGCCGCGGACCAGGGGCGTATCGACGAGATCACCCGCAACCTGGACGACATCAGCCCAGGCAACCTGCACGTCTTCGGTCGCGAAGCTGCGGGCAAGACCGCTGCGTTCTCCAGCCAGCTGCTCGACCAGGTCCGCAACCGTGATCTGGATGCCTCCGGCGACAAGCTGGGCGAGGTGGTGCGCATCGCGCGTTCGCTAAAGCTGGAAGGCCTGAACGAGCGCTCGAAGGTGCCGGTCATCGGTGGTCTGATCGATCGCATGCGCGCCTCCAAGGGCGAGCTGATGCAGAAGTTCAGCGACACCAACCAGCAGATCGAACAGCTGATGCGCGATGTGGGCGTGCAGCAGGCGACCATGTCCCAGCGCGTGGGCGAGTTCGATCGCATGCACCAGATCGTGCTCGACGAGCGCCACAGCCTTGGCCTGCATGTCGCTGCCGGCAAGCAGCGACTGGCGACACTCGGCCAGGAAGAGCAGGCGCTGCTGGGCCTGGAAGATCCGGCCTCGCGCACGCGCCGCAGTGAGTTGGACAACGCCATCCGCCTGATCGACAAGCGCGTGGGCGACCTCACCGTGATGCAGCACGCGGCCGACCAGTCGTTGCCGATGATCCGCATGATCCAGGCCAATGCGATCCAGCTGATCGAGAAATTCAGCGCGGTGCGCGACATCACCATCCCGTCGTGGAAGCGCCAGTTCGCGATCCAGCTGTCCTTGAGCGAACAGAAGAACGCGGTCGAGCTGTCCAACGCCATCGACGATGCCACCAACGAGATCATGCGTCGCAATGCCGACCTGATGCGCCAGACCTCGGTCGAGACGGCCAAGGCCAACCAGCGCGCGGTGATCGACGTGGCCACGCTGCGTCACGTCCACGAGCAATTGATCGCCACCGTCGAGGAGGTGCGCAGCATCCATCGCGAAGGCATGCAGCAACGCCAGCAGGCCGAAGTGGAACTGGCCCGTCTGCGCGAGGATGTGCAGCAGCACCTGGCGGCGCCGACGCTCTGA